DNA sequence from the Pelagibaculum spongiae genome:
TCCAGTTGACCGGCAACCAGCGCAAATAAATAGGCTGGTTTTACAAACGGATCTTGCCAAGTTGCAAAATGGCGACCGCCGTCCAGTTCACCTTGCTCGATCAGGTTACCGTTCGACAGCAGCACCGGATAACGGCTTTTATCACCCTCAACTCGGGTAATAAACTTAGCCATTACATCGGGGCGATCTTGGTAATAGGTGATTTTGCGGAAACCTTCGGCTTCGCACTGGGTGCAGAAATTACCAGAAGACTGATACAGGCCTTCCAGTTCAGTATTGGTTTCAGGGTGGATACGCACCTGACTTTCTAATACAAATTCAGCCGGTACGCTATGGATGGTTAAACCTTCATCATCTACCGCATACTGGTCTTGGTTGAGCAACTGGCCGTTAATGCTTAACGATAACAATTCTAGTTTTTCACCATCTAAACGCAATGGCTGGCTAGCATCGCCAGTCGCATTTAAATTCATTTTTGCCGAAACCAGTGTTTCGGTTTCATCCAGCTTAAAGGTCAGCGCAACATCGCTAATCAGGTAATCTGGCTGTTTATAATCTTTGAGGTATTTAACCTCTGGCTGTGCACCTTGCATCTATATAACTCCCTGTGTCTGGCAGCAGTAATTTGTATGCTGCTCAGATCTAATCAGAAAAAACCTCGGTATCGTACCCGGCAAACTTACGAATGTTTATCACGCCGGTATCAAGGATCAGATATTGTCCCTTAATGGCATGTAAAGTGCCTTCAACTTCGGCCTGCTTGTCAAAATTAAAACTGGTGACCTTGATTGGCCATTGAATGGAGGGGTAACTAAACTGATGCATTTCTGCTTCGGTTTGTCGTATTACGCTACCCTCACCGAATTGCTCGATTAACTGCTGTTCATAATCGGCAGCATGCAAATACGCTTGATCTCGCACCTCAACTAAATCAACTTCTTGCTGCTCATTTTTCAACATTTTCCGCCAATTGGTTTTATCGGCGTAGAACTGTTTTAAATGGGTTTCCAACAAACCGGAAATATAGCGACTAGAAACTTGGTATAACGGCAAAGCAGCCGCAGCACCTTGGTCAATCCACCGCCCAATCGGCATTCGAGTAATCCCGACTTTCAAACCAGAAGAATTGGCTAAATAAACCGTATGCGGTTGCATACAATGCTTTTCAGCCCACTCAGGCTCACGACAAGTACCTTGATCAAAATGGCATTTTTCCGGGCTGACCATACAGACATCGCACGATGCCAATTTTTTAAAGCACGGGAAACAGTGCCCGCCGTTAAAACTTTTTTTGGTTTTACGGCCACAGCTAGTGCAATGAATAATACCCTGATAATTCAAACGGATTTTTTTGCCAATAAAGTCATTTAGCAATAGTTGTTCACCATCGGCATTCAATAGCCAATAGTTCACCGGATCGGCTTGCTCGGTGGCCATTTTGCGCAAGCAGCCAGAGAAAATTTTGTCCATCGGGTATCTTCAACAGAAAACAGGTGGACGGATTGTACGTGATTTGGGCAGATTTGGCACAAAGCAGGGAATAGCTAATGAAAATCAGATGTATCAATTGAAATAAGCATCGGATTTTTTGAATAATTACGCATCGATCTTAATAAATATGTAGGTTGTTTAGAGCGGAGCGTGACATTTCAACAACCAGTGCTACTCGCAATGCTCATGACAACCCACACAGGAAAACGATAATTCAAGCAAAAAAATGACTGACAAATGTCAGTCATTTTTTAATATCTAACCATTAAATCGAAACAGCGACTTCGGCACCTTGTTTAATCGCGCGCTTGGCATCGAGTTCACTCGCCAAATCTGCGCCGCCAATTAAATGCACTTTTACACCAGCATCAATTAACGGTTGCTGCAGTGATTTTTCAGAGCTTTGACCGGCGCAGATAATCACATTATCGACATCGAGTAATTGTGCTTTGCCATCAATGCTAATGTGCAAGCCTTGGTCATCAATTTTTTGATAACTGACATTGCCCAGCATATGAACATTACGATTTTTTAATTGGGTTCGATGAATCCAGCCGGTAGTTTTACCTAGCTTGGCACCTGGCTTGCCTTGTGTCCGTTGCAACAACCAAATCTGCCGCGGCGGATTTTCCCGTACCGGTGCAATCACACCACCACGAGTTTCGTTACTCATATCAACGCCCCATTCCGCCATATAACTGGCAACCGGGTCTTGATTAAGTGCTTCTTGGTGGGTTAAATATTCCGCGGTATCAAAACCAATACCACCCGCACCAATAATGGCTACTTTTTGGCCAACCGGCGCTTTATGCTTTAACACATCCAAATAGCCGAGCACTTTTTTATGTTCGACACCTTCAATCGGTGGCGTGCGTGGTAAAATTCCCGTCGCCAAAACGACTTCATCAAACTTACCGATTAAATCTTCAGCAATAATTGGCGTATTTAATTGTAAATCGACACCGGTAGTTTCAATTTTACGGCCGAAATAA
Encoded proteins:
- a CDS encoding DUF2797 domain-containing protein, which codes for MDKIFSGCLRKMATEQADPVNYWLLNADGEQLLLNDFIGKKIRLNYQGIIHCTSCGRKTKKSFNGGHCFPCFKKLASCDVCMVSPEKCHFDQGTCREPEWAEKHCMQPHTVYLANSSGLKVGITRMPIGRWIDQGAAAALPLYQVSSRYISGLLETHLKQFYADKTNWRKMLKNEQQEVDLVEVRDQAYLHAADYEQQLIEQFGEGSVIRQTEAEMHQFSYPSIQWPIKVTSFNFDKQAEVEGTLHAIKGQYLILDTGVINIRKFAGYDTEVFSD